The DNA region GTCCCACCTCAGGTATCTATAAGAGCACCGACGGTGGCCAAAACTGGGTGAGACTGACCAACGGCCTGCCCACAGGCGACACCCCCGGACGCATCGGCCTGGCCATCGGACGCAACAACCCCGAAATCGTCTATGCCTTTATCGATCAGCTTATTAACGGTCAGTATGTGGCAAGCGTTTACCGCAGCATCAACGGCGGAGAAAGCTGGTCGCGCACCAACGACGCAGTTGTAGCCGGAATGAACAGCAACTTTGGCTGGTATTTCGGGCAAATACGCACCGACCCGCGCAACGACAACCGGTTCTGGATACTCGGCGTCGACCTCTACCGTAGCGACAACGGCGGCCAAACCTTCACCCAACTGGCCGGATATTACAACATCAACGACATTTACGTTGACCATCACGCACTGTGGATTCATCCCGTTTCAGGACTGATGTGGCATGGCAACGACGGTGGCCTCTACCGCTCAGCCGATCTCGGGGCGTCGTGGACTAAAATAAACAAGCTGCCACTCACCCAGTTCTATACCATCGAGGTGGATTACCTCAACCCCCAACGCCTTTACGGCGGCACTCAGGACAACAATACCGTGCGCACCTGGACCGGCGCCAACGACAACTGGGACCGCATCCTTGGCGGCGACGGCTTTTACACGCTTGTGGACTACACCAATTCCAACACCATTTACGCCGAATCGCAATGGGGTAACCTTTACCGCAGCGACAACGGCGGCCTGAGCTTCAGCTGGATAGGCTCCAACTGGTCGGGCGAACGCACCAACTGGTCATCGCCCCTTATCATGCATCCCACTGATCCTCAAACACTTTATTTCGGCACACACCGCGTCTGGAAAACAACCAACAAAGGCCAGTCGTGGCAGGCCGTGAGCGCCGACCTCACCCGTCAACTGGCCTCCAGTGGCTTCAGTACCATCAGCACCTTAGCCATCTCGCGCCTTAACCCCAACCTGGTGCTGGCCGGCACCGACGACGGCCGCGTGCACCTGAGCACCAGCGGCGGACTGTTCTGGACCGAAATCACGGCCGGCCTGCCCCTGCGCTGGATCACCCGCCTGGCTTTCGACCCCTTCGAAGTGAACACCATCTACGCCACCGTCTCAGGCTTCCGATGGGATGAGCCTCATCCTTACGTATTTAAGTCAACAAACCTAGGCCAGACCTGGACGCCCATTCAGGGCAACCTGCCCCTGTTGCCCGTCAACGTCATCGTCCCCGATCCGCAACGCGAAGGCTGGCTGTATGTGGGCACTGATGCAGGCATCTTCTACACCGAAAACGTCGGCCAGCAATGGCAAAGCCTCATGGAAGGCATGCCCATGGTGCCTGTAACCGACCTCAAAATTCATATGCCCACCTATACCCTGGTGGCCGGCACCTACGGCAACTCGGCTTACAGGCTTAACCTCAGCCAGATTACCTCGCTTAATGATATTGCTCATAAAGCCTCAAACCAATTCGATATCAAGCTCTTCCCAAATCCTGCCAGCAGGAACACCACACCCAGCCTGAGCCTCGAAGTGCAAGCAGCACATCCGGTGCATCTGCATCTCATCAACAATCAGGGACAACTTGTTTACCAGACCCGGATAATCCCCACGGCCACCGGCAGCCAGGTTTTCAGGCTCGAAGATCTGACCACCGCCAATCTCCCAGCCGGCACTTACCTTCTTCAGACAAGGCAAGCCAGCCATACCGCCACCACCAGGCTCATCCTCACCCCCTGACAAGCCCTTGCAACCTTATGCAATTAAAACATACTTGCCAGTCCCGGATAATCCCCACGGCCACCGGCAGCCAGGTTTTCAGGCTCGAAGATCTGACCACCGCCAATCTCCCATCCGGCACTTACCTTCTTCAGGCAAGGCAAGCCAGCCATACCGCCACCACCAGGCTCATCCTCACCCCCTGACAAGCCCTTGCATCCCGGTGCAGTTAACAAACACTTGCCAGTCCATCCAATCCCTCGCCTCATCGCCCATTCTCCCCGTCACCCGTCACCCCTTCACCCGTCGCCCCGTCACCCCGTCACCCCCTCTCCAAGTCGCCCCCCTCTCCCCGTCGCCCCCTCTCCCCCTCGCCAAGTCTCCCCCTCTCCCCGTCGCCCTTTCGCCCCCTCGCCAAGTCGCCCCCTCTCCCCCTCGCCAAGTCTCCCCCTCGCCAAGTCGCCCCCTCGCCCCCTCGCCAAGTCTCCCCCGCCAAGTCCCCCCCTCTCCCCGTCGCCCCCTCTCCCCCTCGCCAAGTCTCCCCCTCTCCCCGTCGCCCTTTCGCCCCTTCGCCAAGTCTCCCCCTCTCCCCCTCTCCAAGTCTCCCCCTCACCCTTCGAATCCTTCCATCCACAACAATAGAACGCTGATCCCGTCTAAGGCCGGGACACGGTGACACTGATCAGACTGATTCACGCTGTTTCTTATCCGTGACCATCAGTTCAATCTGCGTCATCAGTGTTCCATCCTCAAAAACAGAATACACTTTACACTGATCAAGCTGATTTTAGCGGATACAACCATGACAACCACCAAAAACAATGACAACCCTCTCCTGACTTATTTGTATCCCAAAACCAGCGCCTTTTTTTCATGTTCTTTTGCTGGCCCAAAAGAACCAAAAGGCCTTGGGCGAACGAAGCTAGCTCCCCGCTCTGCATCAAGGGCGCAAATCTAAGTGAGGAGTGCATTACAGCATGCCATTGTTCATCCTTCAACTTTCATTGAGCAGGAGCATAATGCTTTACTAAAACTTTTTCCTCGCATGCTGTAACGCAAACAGCCCGCGCTGGGGCGCGTGCTGCCTCACAAGATTTGCTGCCCTTGCTGCATTCACTCCGGGCGCTTCCCGCCGTTCGCCCTTCCTCCCCGCCCAACCCGGATAAAGTGTCAAGTGTTTCTTTTTGAGTGCTTTAAATACATCCCATCTTCGACAAAAAATTATATTACACAAATTCGGAAACCATCAAGCAAATCCGAACTAAGATAACTACAACAACTAATACCACCTCCCATAACTCGTAACTCGTAACCCGATACCCGTCACCCCGTCTCCCCCTCACCCGTCACCCAGTCTCCAAGTCTCCCCCTCGCCCCCTCGCCAAGTCACCCCGTCTCCCCGTCGCCAAGTCACCCCCTCGCCAAGTCGCCCATTCCCCATACAGCCTCCGCAATTCCCGCTGCATCCAGCCCGCAATGCCTCAGCTGCTGTTCCACTTTTCCATGATGCACAAAGCTGTCCGGCATACCCAACCGTACCACCTTGTTGTTGCATCCATTGGCCGAGGCCCATTCCAGCACGGCGCTGCCCAGCCCGCCAGCCAGTACCCCGTCTTCAACCGTCAGGATGGACGCGTGATTAGCAAAAGCCTCCTTCAGCAGCGCTTCATCCAGAGGCTTGGCAAAGATGAGGTCGTAATGCGAAGGATATAGGCCTTTTTCGCCGAGCAGCTCCAGCGCCTGTTGCACCCTTTGTCCGGCAGCGCCCAGGCTCAGGATGGCTATCCTGTCCCCCTGGGTCAGCCTCCGGCCTTTGCCAATTTCGAGGCCTGTAGGCGGACTGTCCCATTCAGGACGTTCCACCGGACCGCGGGGATAACGTATGGTTATGGGACCGTCGCTATGGTGTTGCGCGCTGAACAGCAGGTTGCGCAGGCTTCCGGCATCCATGGGTGCAGCCAGGGTGAGGTTGGGGATGCTGCGCAAAAAGGCAAGGTCGAAAGCCCCCTGATGTGTTGCCCCATCTTCGCCCACCAGGCCTGCCCGGTCGATGCACAGCACCACAGGCAGTTTTTGCAGCGCAATGTCGTGAATCAGCTGATCCATAGCCCGTTGCAGAAAGGTGGAATACACCACACAATAGGGCAGCATGCCCCCTGCTGCCAGTCCGGCCGAAAAAGTCAGCGCATGTTGCTCGGCGATATCTACGTCGAACACCCTGTCGGGAAATTTTTCGGCGACCATGTTCACCGAGCTTCCGGTGGGCATGGCCGGGGTGATCACTGCGATGCGGGGGTTCATTGCGGCCAGCTCGGCCATGGTTTGCCCGAACACATGTTGCCAGAGCATGCGGTTGCCCATATGGGCCTGGTAGAGCTTGCCTGTGAGCCTGTCGAAGCGGCCCGGCGAATGAAACAACACCTGTTCCAGCTCAGCCTGCCCGAAGCCTTTGCCTTTGGTGGTTACCACATGCAGCAATTTTACTCCGGCCATCGCTTTGGCTTCCTGAAGTTTGCTGACCAACATTCCGGCATCATGTCCGTCGGCCAGCCCCAGGTGCGGTATCCCGAAGGCTTCGAACAGAGGGTGCTGTTCTCCGTAATCGCCCCGGCGCACCCTGCTCAGGTATTCGCGCAAAGCGCCTGAAGTTTTGTCGATGGAGATGTCGTTGTCGTTGAGCACGATGAGCAGGTTCACATCCTGCTTGCCTGCCTGGTTGAGCGCCTCGAAAAACATCCCTCCCGTCATGGCGCCATCGCCCACCACGGCAATGTGATGCCGCTGCATCTGACCCTGCATCCTTGCCGCATGGGCCAGACCCAGCGCAGCCGAAAGGGCAGTGGAGGCATGACCAGTGCCAAAGCAGTCATAGATACTCTCATCGCGCGAGGGGAAACCACTCAGACCTTCCCAGCGTCGCAGGCTGGCAAAGGCTTCCCTGCGCCCAGTGAGGATCTTGTGGGCATAAGCCTGATGGCCCACATCCCATACGATCTTGTCTTCCGGGGTGTCGAACACGTAGTGAAGCGCCACAGCAAGCTCCACTGCACCCAGCGAAGCCCCCAGATGACCGGCATTCACTGCCACCACATCCAGGATCAGGCTGCGTATCTCCTCCGCCAGCTTTGCCAGCTGCCCCACCTGCAATCCCTTCAGATCCGCCGGGGAATCTATCTTGTCCAGTAAACCATGCTTGCCGCTCATCTGAAAAATTTCGGCAAAATTATCTATTTAGCCGCGATAACCCCCGGCCTGTAAGTGGAATACGGATGTGTTACAGGTTATGTGTAACGGGTTATTCGGAAAACCGTAACCTCATCAGCGGCATCATCATTCCCGATCAACGACCCAAATCAACCGGTTCCTCTCTTCACACCAACAAAAACAATGACAAGCACGACACGCGCTGCAATCATAAACCGGCACTTTTGTGCCTGGCGAATTGCCCTCAGCCCTTTTAATCAACTTCCACCAGACTTCTCGCCTCAAAAACACGTCCGTGTTGATAAGCTCTTACATATAAGGTATGCACACCTTTGCCGGGAAGCTTTCCGGGCCGGGCCTTCCATAAATGACGGCACTCCAGGGGCTGCGAAGGCCGGCTTCCCTCGGGCAGCGGATTGCTGTTATCCCAGTGTGTAACCACCGCATAGCTGAATGGGTCAGGTTCAACCACATACCTCATCTTATTCCAGCTGGCGCCATCGAAACTGAAGAACACGCTGTCGGTAATACTGCCCTGATAAAAATTCACATAGATATCTGCGCGTTGGTTTTTTCCTGCCGCATACACCTTTGGATGATACACCCGCATACGCTCATCTTCAGAAGCCCCAACCACTTTATAATCCCACTGGTAGTTTACCCCCTCAAACCTGATGAGGTTGTATCCTTTGGGCGTACCGTCGTACATTGTGGCCTCCGGAACTCCCATGGCATCCGGACTTCCCGACCACCAGTCCCCCCCGATGGTACCAACCGTATAATGGTGGTGAAGGGTTGTGCCAAACCAGTCATCTTCAGCACCAAAGTAATCATGGCGTTGCAGATGCATGTGACCAGCCATGGAAAAAGTGTGCGGAAAATCTTTCAGCAAATCGAATAAGCGCCTTCTTGATTCAGGTAAAAACGACACCCCCCATCCGGGTGGATTGTAAAGAGGAATATGCATCATCAATACGACCAGTCTGTCAGAAGGCACATGTTGAAGATCGTTGTAAAGGAACTGTAGCTGATCATCGGTCAGGCCGCCAACATACCTGCCTGAACTGTGTGTGTTGGGAAAGATCACATTGTTGAGCACCACAAAATGTACTTTGCCGTGGTTGAACGCATAGGTCGAAGGGCCGTATATCTTTTCGAAGCTTTCGTCAGAGTGCGCAATATCTTCAGCATCATAGTTAAGGTCGTGATTGCCAATCGCATGAAACCACGGGATGCCTGCCCTGGCGGTGTGCTCGTTGAGCGACTGGAAAAAATCCGGCCTGTCGCCGGTCAGGTCGCCCAAAGTGACACCAAAGCTGTGACCTCTCAAATGGCTTAATTCCTGTTCAACCACCTTGCCGTACCACTCAAGCTGTTGTTCGTTGTAGGGCTGGGGATCCGAAAAAACAACAATGCTGAAAGTATCTGTTTCGTTCGTTCTTTTCAAGGGAAAATCTATGAAGGGCGGAAGCTTCCCGCTGGGTTCAGATCCGGGAAATTTTAATGCCGGCGAACCCTTTGGTTTGTGGATATAATAAAACTGGGGCAGTTGGTAATTATCCACTGGATATTGATATCCTGATGGTTTGATGACAAAAAGGATATCGCCCTCCCTGATCGGAATCTGATAAGAACCATCAGAAGCTGTAACCACCACATCGCGGCCATTGGACACAGCGGTTCCTGAGATGCCCTTCTCATTCCTATCGCGCCGGCCATTTCCGTTGGCATCATCAAAAACCCTTCCTTTGGCAGTTTCCTGCCCGTAATGCCCTATCGCCAGGAGCAGAAAAAACACTAAAAGTTGAACTCTCATGGATTAGATGTTAAAATTTTGCTAAAATGTAACTTTCAGACGATTCGCGATTTAATTCAGCATGATTTTTTTGTCAAACCTTAAGTATCAATGTAACATTGCTCCCGGTTTTCAGGCACGTACATAAATGTAAATATATGAATATCAGAATAATAAGCAGCGTGCCCACGCCTTAACGAAAATTTATGATCAAAAACCTACATCTTTTTTCCTGTTGAGTAATTTCGCTACTCAAACCCAACCCGCCACCCGCAACCAATTAACCATGACTACCACCGACAACTACGACAACTCCCACAACTACGACAACCTCCCGTAACCCGCAACGCTTGACCCGTAACAAACTACCCACCACCCCTCGAATCTTTCTATTCCCAACAATCGAACGCAGATAACACTGATCTGGCTGATTTCCACTGTTTTAATTTGTGACCATCTGCTCAATCAGCGTCCTCAGTGTTCCATCCTCAAAACAGAACGCTGATCACACAGATCAGGCTGATTTTCCCGGATACAACCAATGACAACCAACGACAACAACGACAACCTCCCGTAACCCGCAACTCCTAACCCGTAACAAACTCCCCGCAACCCGCCACCCGTCACCCGCACCCCGTCACCCGTCACCCGTCACCCGTCACCAATTAACCATGACTACCACCGACAACTACGACAACTCCCACAACTACGACAACCTCCCGTAACCCGCAACTCTTGACCCGTAACAAACTCCCCGCCACCCGTCACCCGCACCCCGTCACCCGTCACCCGTCACCAATTAACCATGACTACCAACGACAACAACGACAACCTCCCGTAACCCGCAACTCCTAACCCGTAACAAACTCCCCGCCACCCCTCGAATCTTTCTATTCCCAACAATCGAACGCAGATAACACTGATCTGGCTGATTTCCACTGTTTTAATCTGTGACCATCTGCTCAATCAGCGTCCTCAGTGTTCCATCCTCAAAACAGAACGCTGATCACACAGATCAGGCTGATTTTCCCGGATACAACCAATGACAACCAACGACAACAACGACAACCTCCCGTAACCCGCAACTCCTAACCCGTAACAAACTCCCCGCCACCCCTCGAATCTTTCTATTCCCAACAATCGAACGCAGATAACACTGATCTGGCTGATTTCCACTGTTTTAATCTGTGACCATCTGCTCAATCAGCGTCCTCAGTGTTCCATCCTCAAAACAGAACGCTGATCACACAGATCAGGCTGATTTTCCCGGATACAACCAATGACAACCAACGACAACAACGACAACCTCCCGTAACCCGCAACGCTTGACCCGTAACAAACTACCCACCACCCCTCGAATCTTTCTATTCCCAACAATCGAACGCAGATAACACTGATCTGGCTGATTTCCACTGTTTTAATCCGTGACCATCTGCTCAATCAGCGTCCTCAGTGTTCCATCCTCAAAACAGAACGCTGATCACACAGATCAGGCTGATTTTCCCGGATACAACCATGACAACCACCAACAACCACCGACAACTACGACAACAATGACAACCCTCCTCCGCCCTTCCCGCCGTTCGCCCTTCCTCCCCGCCCAACCCGGATAAAGTGTCAAGTGTTTCTTTTTGAGTGCTTTAAATACATCCCGTCTTTGACAAAAAATTCTATTACACAAATTCGGAAACCATCAAGCAAATCCGAACTAAGATAACTACAACAACTAATACCACCTCCCGTAACTCGTAACTCGTAACCCGTAACCCGTCACCTTTAACAAAAATTTTTCACCAAAAAACTTGCATCATATCCCTCAATGAGTAATTTTGCTACTCAATATCGACCAGCAACCGATGAAAACCTACCGTTTACTTTAACCCTTAACCCGCAACTCTTAACCCGCAACTCTTAACCCGCAACCCTAAACCCGTAACCCTAAACCCGTAACCCGCAACCCTAAACCCGTAACCCGCAACCCCTAACCCCCAAGCCCCAATCTTTGAATCTTTGAATCCCCAATGCTCGAAGCCCTCATCACCTCCAAAACCCGCATCAAGCTCATGCTGAAGTTCTTCATGAACTCCGGCAGCACCGGCTATTTGCGCGGACTGGAGGCTGAGTTCGGCGAAAGCACCAATGCCATCCGGCAGGAACTCAACCGCTTCGAAGAAGCAGGACTGCTCGTGGCCGACCAACAGGCAAACCGCAAGGTGTTCCGGGCCAACACCAGCCACCCCCTCTTCAGCGACATCCGCAGCCTGGTACATAAATATGTCGGCATCGACCGCATCATTGACAAGGTGATAAAGAATCTCGGTCAACCCAAAGAAGTTTACCTCATTGGCAACCTGGCCCGCGGCATCGACAGCAACGAGATCAACCTCATCATTGTGGGCGACAACATCGACCTCGACTACCTCGAAAGTCTGGTGGCCAAAGCACAGGAACACCTGACCCGCACCATAAAATATGCCGTGTTCACTCCACAGGAGTTCGCACAGCAACTGCCCCACCTCAACAAGCAAAAGCTGTTGAAAGTGTGGCAACATACGGCCTGAGCGCCCTCGCGCCAGCACTGGGACAACACCCTGTCCTTCAGTTCCTTACAAAAAATGTATGGGACTTAGAAGGCGATAGCATGTTTGGTGAAGAGTGAAGAGTGACGGGTGACAGTCTGCATGATGAGAAACTAATAATATGACGCAAATTGTTTTTGACCTTGATAGACCAATGAGTATTTTGATTAAAGTTCCTCAATGTAACAATATTCTGGCAGTATAGGAGCCCTATGGGTAGTCCTTAAATCAACAATCAAGTTATAAACATAAATATGACGCACAAGGATTTAGAAGTTTACAGAGAAACTATGACTTTTATCGTTAGTGTTTATCGAATCACGGATACGTTACCTGACTCGGAGCGCTTTGGACTCTCCAGTCAAATGAGGAGAGCCGCTGTTTCGATAGCCTCAAATATTGCCGAAGGAGCGGCTCACAGCAGCACCAAAGAATTTATTAGATTCCTTTATCACTCTCTCGGATCGGCCGC from Bacteroidota bacterium includes:
- a CDS encoding ArsR family transcriptional regulator, coding for MLEALITSKTRIKLMLKFFMNSGSTGYLRGLEAEFGESTNAIRQELNRFEEAGLLVADQQANRKVFRANTSHPLFSDIRSLVHKYVGIDRIIDKVIKNLGQPKEVYLIGNLARGIDSNEINLIIVGDNIDLDYLESLVAKAQEHLTRTIKYAVFTPQEFAQQLPHLNKQKLLKVWQHTA
- a CDS encoding 1-deoxy-D-xylulose-5-phosphate synthase; this translates as MSGKHGLLDKIDSPADLKGLQVGQLAKLAEEIRSLILDVVAVNAGHLGASLGAVELAVALHYVFDTPEDKIVWDVGHQAYAHKILTGRREAFASLRRWEGLSGFPSRDESIYDCFGTGHASTALSAALGLAHAARMQGQMQRHHIAVVGDGAMTGGMFFEALNQAGKQDVNLLIVLNDNDISIDKTSGALREYLSRVRRGDYGEQHPLFEAFGIPHLGLADGHDAGMLVSKLQEAKAMAGVKLLHVVTTKGKGFGQAELEQVLFHSPGRFDRLTGKLYQAHMGNRMLWQHVFGQTMAELAAMNPRIAVITPAMPTGSSVNMVAEKFPDRVFDVDIAEQHALTFSAGLAAGGMLPYCVVYSTFLQRAMDQLIHDIALQKLPVVLCIDRAGLVGEDGATHQGAFDLAFLRSIPNLTLAAPMDAGSLRNLLFSAQHHSDGPITIRYPRGPVERPEWDSPPTGLEIGKGRRLTQGDRIAILSLGAAGQRVQQALELLGEKGLYPSHYDLIFAKPLDEALLKEAFANHASILTVEDGVLAGGLGSAVLEWASANGCNNKVVRLGMPDSFVHHGKVEQQLRHCGLDAAGIAEAVWGMGDLARG
- a CDS encoding four helix bundle protein, whose amino-acid sequence is MTHKDLEVYRETMTFIVSVYRITDTLPDSERFGLSSQMRRAAVSIASNIAEGAAHSSTKEFIRFLYHSLGSAAELETQLEVAIQLGFSQRNEVPIDQLTKIRKMLINLINSLKKKL
- a CDS encoding calcineurin-like phosphoesterase family protein, giving the protein MRVQLLVFFLLLAIGHYGQETAKGRVFDDANGNGRRDRNEKGISGTAVSNGRDVVVTASDGSYQIPIREGDILFVIKPSGYQYPVDNYQLPQFYYIHKPKGSPALKFPGSEPSGKLPPFIDFPLKRTNETDTFSIVVFSDPQPYNEQQLEWYGKVVEQELSHLRGHSFGVTLGDLTGDRPDFFQSLNEHTARAGIPWFHAIGNHDLNYDAEDIAHSDESFEKIYGPSTYAFNHGKVHFVVLNNVIFPNTHSSGRYVGGLTDDQLQFLYNDLQHVPSDRLVVLMMHIPLYNPPGWGVSFLPESRRRLFDLLKDFPHTFSMAGHMHLQRHDYFGAEDDWFGTTLHHHYTVGTIGGDWWSGSPDAMGVPEATMYDGTPKGYNLIRFEGVNYQWDYKVVGASEDERMRVYHPKVYAAGKNQRADIYVNFYQGSITDSVFFSFDGASWNKMRYVVEPDPFSYAVVTHWDNSNPLPEGSRPSQPLECRHLWKARPGKLPGKGVHTLYVRAYQHGRVFEARSLVEVD
- a CDS encoding T9SS type A sorting domain-containing protein, with the translated sequence MKKPVVALIIVLLASVSMFFLLRDKAGTTLQGPLFPEKLEAKEPKKEPNDWLGKQKVFPHGRFSQEYYLEGLRQAQALHQSSPLRQVAWEPAGPYNIGGRITDIEIHASQPETIYVGAASGGIFKSTDNGQSWQHLFQQQPVISIGDLAIDPANPQIVWAGTGEANSSSFSFVGNGIYKSIDGGETWQHKGLEQSAYIGRIVVDHSNSQRIFVAALGNLFSPNQMRGIYRSIDGGDNWQRVLFVSDSTSGVDIVQHPTNPDILYASMWERMRGLTYRRSHGPTSGIYKSTDGGQNWVRLTNGLPTGDTPGRIGLAIGRNNPEIVYAFIDQLINGQYVASVYRSINGGESWSRTNDAVVAGMNSNFGWYFGQIRTDPRNDNRFWILGVDLYRSDNGGQTFTQLAGYYNINDIYVDHHALWIHPVSGLMWHGNDGGLYRSADLGASWTKINKLPLTQFYTIEVDYLNPQRLYGGTQDNNTVRTWTGANDNWDRILGGDGFYTLVDYTNSNTIYAESQWGNLYRSDNGGLSFSWIGSNWSGERTNWSSPLIMHPTDPQTLYFGTHRVWKTTNKGQSWQAVSADLTRQLASSGFSTISTLAISRLNPNLVLAGTDDGRVHLSTSGGLFWTEITAGLPLRWITRLAFDPFEVNTIYATVSGFRWDEPHPYVFKSTNLGQTWTPIQGNLPLLPVNVIVPDPQREGWLYVGTDAGIFYTENVGQQWQSLMEGMPMVPVTDLKIHMPTYTLVAGTYGNSAYRLNLSQITSLNDIAHKASNQFDIKLFPNPASRNTTPSLSLEVQAAHPVHLHLINNQGQLVYQTRIIPTATGSQVFRLEDLTTANLPAGTYLLQTRQASHTATTRLILTP